From Sphingobium sp. RAC03, a single genomic window includes:
- a CDS encoding ATP-binding protein: MAQGDFTDTERSGARGMARRALPLLLVLLLIGSLGALIYSASNATRDHQQALVEQRRSFDIIALARAFEARTARAEVTLARYVISLDTDTGRLFQDQWRGAASQLKALNYATRHSGWQRGNVQALQRAFDDRTKTLNEIALRTTYGQKIGALGRFHQAGSSRDLKRITALLDIVIKAENARLRERSLAVTLAGDRTETMGRTSGLLGLALLVCVLFAAWFANNALTDRRNARRLAEAESERADRLDTAVRARTAELTEAYERLKQESTEREAAEDHLRQMQKMDAVGQLTGGIAHDFNNMLAVVVGGLELAKRKMRVQPEEAGRHLDNAMEGASRASALTRRLLAFARAEPLLPSAVDPDSLLSGMADLIDRTIGDQIRVSFTQNAQGWRIFVDQHQMENAILNLCVNARDAMDGRGQLTLSTGRATLAADEIGECPAGDYVTLTVTDDGCGMSADVLTRVFEPFFTTKPVGKGTGLGLSQIFGFVRQCEGEIRIDSQPGEGTSVHLYMPRRTGDAADALGQQAQTAQTAVEHPPTRILVVEDDPRVLNQTMAALGELGHLPIACDHPSKAARLLSHNSDIGLIISDVLMPDLTGPEMVKALPAAYAHIPVLFVTGYAGDMTESADFAGHAVLRKPYTLMALGQALGQALSGSPRNGTAQAAE, encoded by the coding sequence ATGGCACAGGGCGACTTCACCGATACAGAGCGTAGCGGCGCGCGCGGCATGGCCCGCCGCGCCCTGCCGCTGCTGCTCGTCCTGCTGCTGATCGGTTCGCTCGGCGCGCTCATCTATAGCGCCAGCAACGCCACGCGCGATCATCAGCAGGCATTGGTGGAGCAGCGGCGCAGTTTCGACATCATCGCCCTCGCCCGCGCGTTTGAAGCGCGCACCGCCCGCGCCGAAGTGACGCTGGCGCGCTATGTCATCAGCCTGGACACCGACACCGGCCGCCTGTTTCAGGACCAATGGCGCGGCGCAGCCAGCCAGCTCAAGGCGCTGAACTATGCCACGCGCCATAGCGGTTGGCAGCGCGGCAATGTGCAGGCGCTGCAACGGGCCTTTGACGACCGCACCAAGACGCTGAACGAAATCGCCCTGCGCACGACCTATGGGCAGAAGATCGGCGCGCTCGGCCGCTTTCATCAGGCCGGCAGTTCGCGTGACCTCAAGCGCATCACCGCCCTGCTCGACATCGTCATCAAGGCCGAAAATGCCCGCCTGCGCGAACGCAGCCTGGCGGTGACGCTGGCGGGTGACCGCACCGAAACCATGGGTCGCACGTCCGGCCTGCTGGGCCTCGCCCTGCTGGTCTGCGTCCTCTTTGCCGCCTGGTTTGCCAATAATGCGCTGACCGACCGGCGCAATGCGCGCCGTCTCGCCGAAGCGGAAAGCGAACGCGCCGACCGGCTCGACACCGCCGTCCGCGCGCGCACCGCCGAACTGACCGAAGCCTATGAACGATTGAAGCAGGAATCGACCGAACGCGAAGCGGCCGAGGACCATTTGCGGCAAATGCAGAAAATGGATGCGGTGGGCCAGCTGACTGGCGGCATCGCCCATGACTTCAACAATATGCTGGCGGTCGTGGTCGGCGGACTGGAACTCGCCAAGCGCAAGATGCGGGTGCAGCCGGAAGAAGCCGGTCGCCATCTCGACAATGCGATGGAGGGCGCGAGCCGCGCCTCCGCACTCACCCGCCGCCTGCTCGCCTTCGCCCGCGCCGAACCGCTGCTGCCCAGCGCGGTCGATCCCGATTCGCTGCTGTCGGGCATGGCTGATCTGATCGACCGCACCATCGGCGATCAGATCCGCGTCAGCTTCACGCAAAATGCGCAGGGGTGGCGCATCTTCGTCGATCAGCATCAGATGGAAAATGCGATCCTGAACCTGTGCGTCAATGCGCGCGACGCGATGGACGGACGCGGCCAACTGACCCTGTCCACCGGCCGCGCGACGCTGGCCGCAGACGAGATCGGCGAGTGCCCAGCGGGCGATTATGTGACGCTGACCGTCACCGACGATGGCTGCGGCATGAGCGCTGACGTGCTGACGCGCGTCTTCGAACCCTTTTTCACGACCAAGCCCGTCGGCAAGGGCACCGGCCTTGGCCTCAGCCAGATTTTCGGTTTCGTGCGCCAGTGCGAGGGCGAAATCCGCATCGACTCGCAACCGGGCGAAGGCACCAGCGTCCATCTCTACATGCCCCGCCGCACCGGCGACGCCGCCGATGCGCTCGGCCAGCAGGCGCAAACCGCCCAAACTGCCGTCGAACATCCGCCGACCCGCATCCTCGTGGTGGAGGATGACCCGCGCGTCCTCAACCAGACGATGGCGGCGCTCGGCGAACTTGGCCATCTGCCGATCGCCTGCGATCATCCGTCGAAGGCCGCCCGGCTGCTATCCCATAATAGCGACATCGGCCTCATCATCAGCGACGTGCTGATGCCCGACCTCACCGGGCCGGAAATGGTCAAAGCGCTGCCGGCCGCCTATGCCCATATCCCCGTGCTGTTTGTGACAGGCTATGCTGGCGACATGACCGAAAGCGCCGATTTCGCGGGCCATGCCGTGCTGCGCAAACCCTATACGCTGATGGCGCTAGGCCAGGCGCTGGGCCAAGCGCTCAGCGGATCGCCCCGGAACGGAACAGCGCAGGCAGCAGAGTGA
- the spt gene encoding serine palmitoyltransferase, whose protein sequence is MTDAATLTPTRDLFSKFDPLIAEREALLATGVRDPFSIVMDQVLSPTRAIIKGKETILLGTYNYMGMTFDPDVVAAGKKALDEFGAGTTGSRVLNGTYQGHAEVENALKEFYGTSSAMVFSTGYQANLGIISTLAGKGDYVILDADSHASIYDGCFLGDAEIVRFRHNSVEDLAKRLARLPADALKLVVLEGVYSMLGDIAPLPEMVAAIRQHPNCMILVDEAHGMGFFGPNGRGVYEEQGVEDDIDFVVGTFSKSVGTVGGFCVSNHPKFEIMRLVCRPYVFTASLPPSVVATAATSIRKLMHASDKRAHLWKNSKRLHQGLTDLGFTLGTKTPQSAIIAVILTDQAQAVAIWQSLLELGLYVNMARPPATPTGTFLLRCSLCAEHSDEQVEQIIKMFEVAGKATGAIA, encoded by the coding sequence ATGACCGACGCCGCAACGCTCACCCCCACGCGCGACCTGTTTTCCAAATTCGATCCCCTGATCGCGGAGCGCGAAGCGCTGCTCGCGACCGGCGTGCGCGATCCCTTCTCGATCGTGATGGACCAGGTGCTCTCGCCCACCCGCGCGATCATCAAGGGCAAGGAAACCATCCTGCTCGGCACCTATAATTATATGGGCATGACGTTCGACCCCGACGTGGTCGCCGCCGGCAAGAAGGCGCTCGACGAATTTGGCGCTGGCACAACCGGCAGCCGCGTCCTCAACGGCACCTATCAGGGCCATGCGGAAGTCGAGAACGCGCTCAAGGAGTTCTACGGCACATCGTCGGCCATGGTGTTTTCGACCGGCTATCAGGCCAATCTCGGCATCATTTCGACGCTGGCGGGCAAGGGCGACTATGTCATCCTCGACGCCGACAGCCATGCCTCCATCTATGATGGCTGCTTCCTGGGCGATGCCGAAATCGTCCGTTTCCGCCACAACAGCGTCGAGGATCTGGCCAAGCGCCTCGCCCGCCTGCCCGCCGATGCGTTGAAGCTCGTGGTGCTGGAGGGCGTCTATTCGATGCTCGGCGACATCGCCCCGCTGCCTGAGATGGTCGCCGCGATCCGCCAGCATCCCAATTGCATGATCCTGGTCGATGAAGCCCATGGCATGGGCTTTTTCGGTCCCAACGGCCGGGGCGTCTATGAAGAACAGGGCGTCGAGGACGATATTGATTTCGTTGTCGGCACCTTCTCCAAATCGGTCGGCACGGTCGGCGGCTTCTGTGTCTCCAACCATCCCAAGTTCGAGATCATGCGCCTCGTCTGCCGCCCCTATGTCTTCACCGCCTCGCTGCCACCCAGCGTCGTCGCCACCGCCGCGACCAGCATCCGCAAACTTATGCATGCGAGCGACAAGCGCGCGCATCTGTGGAAGAACAGCAAGCGGCTGCACCAGGGCCTGACCGATCTCGGCTTCACGCTGGGCACCAAGACCCCGCAATCGGCGATCATCGCGGTCATCCTGACCGATCAGGCGCAGGCCGTGGCCATCTGGCAATCGCTGCTGGAACTCGGCCTCTACGTCAACATGGCGCGCCCTCCGGCGACCCCGACCGGCACCTTCCTGCTGCGCTGTTCGCTGTGCGCCGAGCATAGCGACGAGCAGGTCGAACAGATCATCAAGATGTTCGAAGTCGCCGGCAAGGCGACGGGGGCCATCGCCTGA
- a CDS encoding acyl carrier protein has translation MTDRTEIFDSVAAQIAPFNKKGVDLTETTSFAGDLEWDSLTVMDFVAAIEDEFDILITMNMQAEIETVGQLVDAVAKLKG, from the coding sequence ATGACGGATCGCACCGAAATTTTCGACAGCGTCGCGGCGCAGATCGCTCCCTTCAACAAGAAGGGCGTGGACCTCACCGAAACCACCAGCTTTGCAGGCGACCTGGAATGGGACAGCCTGACCGTGATGGATTTCGTCGCCGCCATCGAGGATGAATTCGACATCCTCATCACCATGAACATGCAGGCGGAGATCGAAACGGTCGGCCAGCTGGTGGATGCGGTAGCGAAGCTGAAGGGCTAA